The nucleotide sequence ACGTCGTACCCATCCCTCAATACGCGGTCCTGGCCGCCGATGAATGCGTCGCCCGAGAATAGCCATCCCCTGTTTTCCTCGAAAAGCACGATATGATCCGGGGAGTGGCCGGGGGAATGAATCACGCGGAACCTGCAATGCTCCGTCGAAAAGGTATTTCCGACGGGCTTTCCCGCGGACGGCGATGGCTCGCCGAAGAACAGCCTCTGATACGGAAGGAGGCGAAGCTTTCGCGGATCCGAAATTACCCGTAACGCCTTGTCGTGGGCATAGACGGGAACGCCCCGGCGCTCCTGCAGAAGCGCGTTGGCGCCGATATGGTCCTCGTGGGAATGGGTGTTGACGATCGCGAAGACGCTGCGCCCCGAAAGGGATTTGAGGAAACTTTTCCGAAGATGAAATATCCCCGTATCGACGAGCAGGCCGTCCACGAGGAAACAGGCGGAGCGATAAAGTTTCTTGCCGAGTAAGCGGCGGGCCATGACGAACCGGACCACGCCGCCTTCGACGACGTCGGCTTGAACCATGGTCAGGCGGTGGCGATCACTTCCATCGGATGGCCGGCGCGAGCGGGCGCATGGAGGTCCGTGTTCCGGAATATCGACGCGGCCTTCATCGCGTAGGCGTCGTATCTCTCCTCGTCCTCCACAAGGGCGTGGAGCGTCTTTTCGTTCAGGAAGTACCCCGAGCCGTTAGCCTTGTATATTCCCTGCGGGATGAGGAATTCCTTCTCGAGTTCCAGGAGACCCGCGTAGTGGGGCTCGAGACCGTTCCATATCATCTGGAAAGCGCGCAATGCAAGCCGGTCTTTCAGGGCGCTCCCCCGGTGGAAACGATAGGGGGCTTCGAATATGGCCCGCTGGAGCTGGCTTGGAAGCATCCGGGCGGGAAGAATGGTGACGGCGTGGCCGTTGAAGTACTTGTCGAGCCGGCCGGGGATATTGCGGCCCGCCGACAGCATTTCGTCCATGGTGCCCGGCACGATGCCGCGGGCATATACCTGGATATTGAACAGGCCGACCCGTTCCCCGAACTCGGCGATGTTGACCACGTCCTCGTAGCTGTCCCCGTCGAACCCGGCCACGAAGGTCGCCGGGACCTGGATCCCGCACCTCCTAAGGGTCTCGATCGCCGCGTAATATTTCTGCAGGTCGGTCTTTTTCCTCATCTGCAGGAGGCTGCGCGAATTGATCGATTCCAGTCCGAGGCATGCCCTGGCGAACCCGGCGCGGGCCATCATTTTGAGCGTTTTCTCCGGAAAAACGCCGGCGCCTCCGGCAAACTGGTCGGCGCGGCACAGGGCCGTCAGCGCCGGTTTGTCTTCGCGGCCATCGAAAGCACGCAGGAGCTGGTGCATCAGCTCTTCCGTATACGCGATGTCGCCGCCGAACAGGTTATCGCAAACAACGAAGTTCCTGATGCCGGTGTATTCGACGGTATGCAGCACATCATGAAGAACATCTTCCATCGGACGCACGTAATATCCCGATTTTCCGAACAATCCGATCCAGGTGCAGAAGGAGCAGGCGAACTTGCAGCCCCGCGAAGTCTGGATCGGCATATGCGCCGTGCGGAACCTTTTTCCCGCGTCCTCTGCGCCGGGGACGACGGTAAAATCGTATCGGTAGTCTATCCGTGCGATCCTTGCCGGCTCATGGTTGAAGCGCCACTTCCCGCCCAGGTCCCTGTAATGCAGTCCCGGGATCTGGGAAAGCAACGAATCCCTCGACATGGCGTCTTTTTCCTCGAGCGCCGAAAGGAGCGCGACCGCCGAATCGTCCCCCTCGTACGCGAGGAGATAGTCGGCGTAGCGCCTGGCATCATCAGGATAAAGGGTGGCGTGTTCTCCCCCCGCTATGACGGGAACGTCACGCCCCAACCGCTCGCGGAGCTTCGCAAGGAAAACCTCGTTCTCGTTCGCGGTCGCGGTAAGGCCGTTGACCATGACGAATTTAGGTTCTTCCCGGGCGACGCTTTCGATGTCGATGGATCCCACGTACGGCTGGAAAAGAAGGGATACGTCGTAATCCGTCCTGTCGGAAAGAACGGAAGAGATCACGAGCATTCCGAACCTGGGCATGACGATAAATTTGCCCAGATTGGGAACGGAAGGACTTAGCTCGATCAGGACGACTTTGTCCAGGTTCGTTCCCTCTGGCTTTATATAAAACCCCTCGGACAGAGGAAAACATAATATAACCGGTTTCCGAAAATGCAAATCTTTTTTTGAATGGGGAACTTCTACTGATATACAACATTAAAAACATCGCTTGTGTCGCTTCGCCGGTGCCGTTAAATCAGGAAAGCCTCCTGTTTTTGCGATCAGGAGGCTTTCCTGTTATGCGTCTTTCCTGCTTACCGGATTTGTCAGGCGCGCAAGCCTATTTCCCTTTCGCGTACGTCTCCATGAACGAAGCGAGAGTATCCACCCACTCGTAGGATGCGGCGTTGTACATCGAAACCCGGATCCCTCCGACGGACCTGTGCCCCTTGAGCCCGACCATGCCGGCTTTTTTCGCCTCGGCGATGAAGTTCGCCTCGAGTTCCTCGCTCGGAAGCCGGAATACCACGTTCATCACCGACCGGCTCTCCTTCTCCACCGGGGAGCGGAAGAACTGCGGGTTCTTGTCGATCACGCCGTAGAGGCGGCCCGCCTTTTTCCGGTTGATTTCCTCGACCTTCGCAAGCCCGCCCTGACCCTTCAGCCAGGCGAGGACGTTGCGGACCATGTATACGCCGAATGTCGGGGGAGTGTTATACAGCGACTTGTTGTCCGCGTGCGTGCGGAACTGCCAGATCTTGGGTATGTCCTTCCTGCCCTTCTCGATCAGCTCCCTCGATATCACGACCACCACCACGCCGGAC is from Deltaproteobacteria bacterium and encodes:
- a CDS encoding radical SAM protein, producing MPRFGMLVISSVLSDRTDYDVSLLFQPYVGSIDIESVAREEPKFVMVNGLTATANENEVFLAKLRERLGRDVPVIAGGEHATLYPDDARRYADYLLAYEGDDSAVALLSALEEKDAMSRDSLLSQIPGLHYRDLGGKWRFNHEPARIARIDYRYDFTVVPGAEDAGKRFRTAHMPIQTSRGCKFACSFCTWIGLFGKSGYYVRPMEDVLHDVLHTVEYTGIRNFVVCDNLFGGDIAYTEELMHQLLRAFDGREDKPALTALCRADQFAGGAGVFPEKTLKMMARAGFARACLGLESINSRSLLQMRKKTDLQKYYAAIETLRRCGIQVPATFVAGFDGDSYEDVVNIAEFGERVGLFNIQVYARGIVPGTMDEMLSAGRNIPGRLDKYFNGHAVTILPARMLPSQLQRAIFEAPYRFHRGSALKDRLALRAFQMIWNGLEPHYAGLLELEKEFLIPQGIYKANGSGYFLNEKTLHALVEDEERYDAYAMKAASIFRNTDLHAPARAGHPMEVIATA
- a CDS encoding MBL fold metallo-hydrolase; translation: MVQADVVEGGVVRFVMARRLLGKKLYRSACFLVDGLLVDTGIFHLRKSFLKSLSGRSVFAIVNTHSHEDHIGANALLQERRGVPVYAHDKALRVISDPRKLRLLPYQRLFFGEPSPSAGKPVGNTFSTEHCRFRVIHSPGHSPDHIVLFEENRGWLFSGDAFIGGQDRVLRDGYDV